A genome region from Variovorax paradoxus includes the following:
- a CDS encoding ABC transporter permease, with protein sequence MSTLTPPIRPEYERTLEPFTEVPVERALPLRTRIWSQAWLRKGLILIVIAVLWELAARWQDNDLLLPTFTATARALVEGLASGELVEKVRISLAVLLQGYLAGVLLAFALTTLAVSTQIGRDLLDTLTSMFNPLPAIALLPLALLWFGLGRGSLVFVLIHSVLWPLALNTYAGFQGVPETLRMAGRNYGLKGMRYVLQILVPAALPSILSGLKIGWAFAWRTLIAAELVFGASSGKGGLGWYIFQNRNELYTDRVFAGLVLVVLIGLLVESLGFKTLERLTVRRWGQQR encoded by the coding sequence ATGAGCACACTGACGCCGCCCATCCGCCCCGAATACGAACGCACGCTCGAGCCCTTCACCGAAGTCCCGGTCGAGCGCGCATTGCCGCTGCGCACGCGCATCTGGTCGCAGGCGTGGCTGCGCAAGGGCCTCATCCTCATCGTCATCGCCGTGCTCTGGGAGCTGGCCGCTCGCTGGCAGGACAACGACCTGCTGCTGCCCACCTTCACCGCCACGGCCCGGGCCCTGGTGGAGGGCCTGGCCAGCGGCGAGCTGGTCGAGAAGGTGCGCATCTCGCTCGCCGTGCTGCTGCAGGGCTACCTCGCCGGCGTGCTGCTGGCCTTCGCGCTCACCACGCTCGCGGTGTCCACGCAGATCGGCCGAGACCTGCTGGACACGCTCACTTCGATGTTCAACCCGCTGCCGGCCATCGCGCTGCTGCCGCTGGCGCTGCTGTGGTTCGGGCTGGGCCGCGGCAGCCTGGTGTTCGTGCTGATCCATTCGGTGCTGTGGCCGCTGGCGCTCAACACCTATGCGGGCTTCCAGGGCGTGCCGGAGACGCTGCGCATGGCCGGGCGCAACTACGGCCTGAAGGGAATGCGCTACGTGCTGCAGATCCTGGTGCCGGCGGCGCTGCCGTCGATCCTGTCGGGGCTGAAGATCGGCTGGGCCTTCGCGTGGCGCACGCTGATCGCCGCAGAACTGGTGTTCGGCGCCTCGTCGGGCAAGGGCGGCCTGGGCTGGTACATCTTCCAGAACCGCAACGAGCTCTACACCGACCGCGTGTTCGCCGGCCTGGTGCTGGTGGTGCTGATCGGCCTGCTGGTCGAGAGCCTCGGCTTCAAGACGCTGGAGCGGCTCACGGTGCGCCGCTGGGGACAGCAGCGCTAG